CAAAATGAACTAACATTGGATTTGACACATTCACATATATGTGATCTCCTTTCTGTAATTTAAATATTCCTGTTTGAAAACTGTTCCTTGACCAGGACTCCTGCTTCTCGGGGCAATACAAGTTGCTTCTGGCGATCATGAGAGTAAAATCAGCGGGAAAGAGTTCGGTTCGTTTGAAGACCGTCTGTTGCAGCAGAGTGTGCGATTTGCATCCCAGCCCTCGGAAGTAGATTTTTGAGTAGATTGCAAAGTAGCCAGGATCGTCGATGATCAAAGCGCCTTCTTTGTAACGGATTCCACTTGTGAAGGCATTGCCCCTCGTGGCTTCCCACAGCAGTGTCTTTGAATTCTTAATGGAATGCATTCCTTCAAACCAAGAGATTGTAAATGAAGCATTAAGTCAATGTAAATATCACTAGAATGTATGATAATGAATAACTGGAAAATGTATTTCATAATTAATTATATGCACATGAAAAGCATCTTTTCCATTGATTTTCTTCTTGCGTTAAAAtagtagatatagctcttagggctaacagaatgagTTTActgtagatatagctcttaaggctaatgggAGAATTGAAACATAGTTGGTCTCACCTGAGGGAAGGCACCTCCTTCAttgtggagacacgaggaactgcagatgctggtttacccaaaaaaagcacaaagtgctggagtaactcggggatcaggcagcatccctggaaaacatggatagataacctttctggtctgaagaagggtcccaaccagatatgccacatatccatgttctccagagatgctgcctggctcgctgagttactctagcacttggtgTCTTCCTTCATTGTAGTGCTCTCTTGGTAATAATTCAGAACCATTCAAGATctcaaagaactgctgatgttggtttataccaaagaaagacacaaagtgctggagtaactcaacgggtcaggcagtatctccggagaacaaggatggacacctatttatgttctccagagatgctgcctggctcgctgagttactctagcacttagaTCTAAGATCTACAGCAACAATGATAAACTTAATCCTTTACTCTAAGCTTCATAATATTACAACCAGGAGACAACTACACTGCCAACTGACAATTACTTGAATACTCTTTGCCTTGAACTCCCATCCCACATGTTATTGCCTTCAGACCAACCCCAAATCCATTCCTCAGGCTGGTTATTCACTGACCTGTGAGATGTGCAGCAAATGTTGGGAACTCTGTAACCTTCGGACCCCCTGATAGGAACAAAGCAAAGTTAGAGACAAGGAATTACAGTAAACGAGAGCAGTCATTGCCAACGTTCTTGATGAGAAAGAATCTCTTTTGATCGGGCAAAATGGTGGAGAGCAATTCAAATTAAAATCAAAGTGAATTAACATTTGGAAAGAAATGAAAAACCCGCACTATTCACAATTTGTTTTTGAAAGTTGTCGACACTCGTGTGTTTAATAACGGAACTGCCTGCATCGTAATATTATTTCTGCCTGTCAGTCTCAATTTGTGTCCAATCAGTTgacaaaagatttcccctttttgAATcataaagtcaagagtgttttattgtcgtatctcccgaaacagaacaatttaattcttacttgcagcggcacaactgatatataaacatagtaccctGTAAAACCCATCACAGAAAAATTTtggagaatatatatatatatatatatatgtgtgtgtgtgtgtgtgtgtgggtgtgtgtgtgtgtgtgtgtgtgtgtgtgtgtgtgtgtgtgtgtgtgtgtgtgtgtgtgtgtgtgtgtgtgtgtgtgtgtgtgtgcgtgcgtgtgtgcgtgcgtgtatatatgtatattaaattgtttgtttatttgtttgtttttatatattaaatatgtataatataataatatatcttatATAACATATAAAATATGTAATATAATAAGAGATATATATACTCTcaacttttatatatatatatattaagatgtgtgtgtgtaataagatatatatatatatataatataataagattaaaaaatatataatataatatatatatcttattatgttatatatatttaaaatataataCCAAACAACAAATAAACTGACAATAATAGtgaaaagtcaaaaataatgcccctgtcTATATAGTTCAGAGTCCAATTGGGTTTAAAAGAATGACAGTTAATTCCAGGTAACAGGTTCTGATCGATTAATTCAGTAGATTGCAAACTCTGATATAAAATTCTCCGTCACGCATGATAATTAATCCAAGATTATACTCACCAACCATCTTTGCCGGTGAACTTTCCTCTTTCTGAACCTAATAAAATCAAGAAAAAGATTGCTTTCAAATTCTGCTTTAAAGTCAGCAAAAGCATTTTTGTCATTCAGTGTTACATATAGAAAAGAGTGTGAACCTGTTTGATTTTCTCGAATTGCATCTTGAGTTGAATTAAGTATGTGGTGCCCAGTGCCAGACACGCCAGTATTATTAACGATAGGATCAGTATCGCAACCGTACACACTTTCTGCCAGTCCTTCTTAGGTTGCTTCTGCCTTGGTGGCAACTCTGGGGGCGTCAACGCATTGGGATACCGGGAGAGATTGGGattgccatccacagtgtaaatTTGTGCTCGCCGATAACGATCTTCCATGATCAGCTTCTGATCCAAAGTGCTGCTCAGCGGCCTTCAGTAGCTGGCCCTCTTAACGCAGTATTCTTGCTTGAGTTCACTGCAGGGTAAATCGCCAACCTTCAGTCCCTCATGCGTCCTACTGCTGTGACACTCAACATGGGAGTTTCTTATATATGTGAAGCCCTGTCGTTAGGTAGACCCACACTTGGTCATCCACCTCCTAAACCAAGTGGAAAACTGCAAAGTGACTTTCCAACCAGTCATGGTCATGGTGAAAGACTAAACATTCCACCTGTACCCTGAGAACCTTTTTGTATAATAACCCAGTCAAACTTGCACTGAATCCATCAGAATTTCCAGCTTGACTCTAAGCCCCTCTCACCACAAAAGAAACATTTTGCTCAGCTCGGTATGTGGGAGAGGCTATTTTTGTTGCTTCCTGTCACCTTTCGTGGTGTTTAATTAAGACGCTAATATGCAGCATTTCCTGCCTGCAAAACTTACAATGTGCAGGggctttttagtttagaggtacagagcaGAAATAGGCCCACCGAGAACACGTCGATCATCGATCagccattcacgctagttctatgttatgccactttctcagccactccctacacacttcacagagggacaattaacctactctggccttacagcggcagaaactcatgttcgattctgactacgggtgctgactgtacagagtttgtacgttctccctgtaaccgcgtgggttttctctgggtgctccggtttcctcccatactctaaagacgtgcaggtttgtaggttaattggccaactgtaaattttccctagtgtgttggatggaactagtgaacgggtgatcgctggtcggcacagactcggttggCTAaacagcttgtttccatgctgtatctctaaactaaactaaactaaactaaattacctcTAAACAAAATGAAAGCACCTATGTGGAGACTGAGGCAGGCAGGACGGGTAGCTTTTGACATATACTGAAGATGATAAGGGATATTCAGAGAATAAATAGATTAAACTCCTTCCAAAGGCAGACGTCAGTAACCAGAGATCAAAGAACTAAGCAGAAGAGGAGGATTTTGATTAGTTTAGCAATTAGTTTAGcaatataacatagaaacagaccctttggcccactgagtccacaccaaccattgatcacccattcaatagacaatagacaatagacaataggtgcaggagtaggccattcagcccttcgagccagcactgccattcaatgtaatcatggctgatcatccccaatcagtaccccgttcctgccttctccctatatcccctgactccgctatctttaagagccctatctagctctctcttgaaagtatccagagaactggcctccactgccctctgagtcagagaattccacagaatcacaactctctgtgagaaaatgtgtttcctcgtctccgttctaaatggcttaccccttattcttaaactgtggctcctggttctggactcccccaacatcgggaacatgtttcctgcctctagcgtgtccaaatccttaacaatcttatatgtttcaataagatcgcctctcatccttctaaactccagagtgtacaaacccagccgctccattctctcagcaaataacagtcctattcacactagttctatgttatcccactttctcatccactccctgcacactagggggcaatttacagagggccgattaaccaacaaacccgcacgtccccAGAACGTGGAAAGAAACTCACGCGGTcatacggagaacgtgcaaactccgcacagacagcacccgaggtcaggatcaaacccaggtctctggtgctgtgagactgcAATGCTACCAGTTGCACAACCCCGAATCAACTTTAAGttttttattttcacatgtaccgaggtacagttttgCAAGCTATCTAATTAAATCTGATAATAACAcatataaatacaatcgtcaaactgaaGTACAGTGggcagagcaaagaggaagatacagagtgcagaatatagttcccaacattgtagcgcatcagttccatagacaaagtccaatgtccacaatggggtagaggtgaatcgaacagtaccctagcttatggaaggaccattcagaagaagctttagactttagagatacaacacagaaacaggcccttcggcccactaagtccgtgccaacccgcacactagcaccatacACTAGTTTAAGTaatgagttagacacaaaaagagtaactgcgggtcaggcagcatctctggagaaaaagaataggtgacgtttcgggtcgagacctttcttcaggctgagagtcaaggggggagggagggaaactaGGGGTGTGCAAAGGTTCAGAACAATCAGAGATTTACAAGTTACAGACAAGTTTCAAGACTATGAAGCGACCACAAtgactagtgtgggggagggatcgagagagagggaaagcaagggttacgtgaagttagagatatcagtagtaaagggcctgtcccacttggtgatgttttcggcgactgtcggcatcatggaactgacgtatcaggtcactgaaaacgccgcagcgtgatgcagcgtgacacggcatgatgacgtattgacgcgcaatgTTTCCTCAGGTGTCGCAACAATTTTTtttgtcgtcgctggattttgaaatgttcaaataattggcaagtgggacaggccttttactgtttaccgctgggctgtaagctgaccaagcaaaatatgagatgctgttcctccaatttgcattgggcctcactctgacagtggaggaggcccaggacagaaaggtcagtgtgggaatgggagggggagttaaagtgtttggcaacggaGAGATCACATGGGTCTAGTAatgagtttttaagaaggaactgcagatgctggaaaatcgaaggtacacaaacaagttggagaaactcagcgggtgcagcagcatctatggaacgaaggagataggcaacgtttcgggccgaaacccttcttcagactgatagggggtggggagaagaaaggaaaaaggaggaggaggagcccgagggctgaggaagagataggaaggggaggagacagcaagggttaacagaattgtgagaaatcaatgttcatgccaccgggatgcagataccccaagcggaatatgaggtgctgttcctccaatttccggtgttgctcactctggccgtggaggaggcccaggacagagaggtcggatacggaatgggagggggagttgaagtgctgagccaccgtgaggtcaggttggttagtgcggaccgagcggaggtgttcggcgaaacgatcgccaagcctacgcttggtctcaccgatatagatcagctgacatccagagcagcgttgggacacaaaaagctggagtaactcagcgggacaggcagcatctctggagagaagatgtgGGTGccgttcggggcgagacccttcttcagtctgaagaagggtctcgacccgaaacgtcacccattccttctctccagagatgctgcctgtcccgctgagttactacagctttttgtatcaatcttcggttgaaaccagcatctgcagctccttcctgcacaatgagtTGTTGGGATTTCACTGCCGTCCCTgagagggaagtggaggaggattcagtgGAACTTCCAGTGGGAGCTGGAGGAATACTTGAAGGAATAAAAATAATTGGAACTTGGTGATGCGAGGCAGAGTGAAAGTAATTAGAGCTGGCACTGTCCTGGCCTCTTCCTATGGTGCATGCAAGTTGGAGCATATAGTGGGCAGAAATTAGATAATGAAAGGTTCACCCCTGTAACTACAAACTGCCTAGTTTCATTTAATCTTGCTTTCCGCTGTGGGAAACATCATTGCACAATTACCTTGCAGATTTAATTTGAGAATGCAGCTCTCTACACTATAACACCTACATACAGTAGCTGTGAATTTCACTTTCATGTCCTCTGTGCTAAATCGTGACACGAGAATGGGGTTGTAAATGCCATCTCACTAATAAAggcttcaaaggttctttattgtcatgtgtatcaaggtacagtgagattcgtCCTTTACCAACAGATCAGTAAGATCATTGCCATAGATAAGTACATAGTTAAGCAAATGACGCTACATTATGTGGTGGTGCATCAgtaggagatgctgcctcacagcaccagagaccccagttcgatccggactacaggtgctgtttgaacGGAACTTGTACGttcccctgtgactgtgtgggttttctccgggtgctccagtttcctcccacactccaggtttgcaggttaataggcttctgtgaattgtaaattgtccttcgtatgtaggataatgccagtgtatggggtgatcgctggtcggcacggacttggtgggtggAATGGCCTGGATCtacgttgaagatagacacaaaatgctgtagtaactcagtgggtcaggtatcatcgctggagaaaaggaataggcgacgttttgggtcgagatccttcttcagactgagagtcaggggaaagggaaactagaggtatgaaaaggttcagaataaatcagagtgaacccttccatatctctagtttccttccCCCTGACTCAAAGGAagagtttcgacctgaaatgtcacctatctttttctaagagattctgcctgtcccgctaagttaccccagctttttgtgtaaaccagcatctgcagttccttcctacacagtttccacgatttatctctaaagtgtaacggTGAGATCATAGAGTGTAGGACTTAGAAAAATACAGCGCAGGAACCactttctgcccacaatgtccatgtggaACCTGATGGCTGGAGCAGATAGGcaaggtggggaagaaactggagttgTGGAAGCAGCGCTCCCTCTCTATAACGGGGAAAaatgtggtcatcaggtgtgaggtgctctcggggctgctgtacttggcgtaactgtggcctgtccctccctcctccgccacagggatcacccgggccgtattccagttcatctgggggtcgaggatggactgggtgcgacgggccacaaaGCACAAGTCGGCAGACTACGGGGGTAAATGCGTGTCCAACGtcaccctcaccctgatggccacctttgtgtgtggctgcaacaGACGGAGcgaagagccaaggcacgtgggcaccaagtgccactacctgctgaggttctacctgtccccggtgttgcaaaggatgggcctgacgcagatgccacgcaatgtgccagtcagcaggacattgccgcaccatctgtcattcgtggaaaggttcttccagaccaacacctttgaccacaagtccattgggcagtggtcagcatggaacgtcctgcaggcactgcagggaaatgactccatggatccggtgacatggttcccagagcagactgcccagcttgtctgtcaaaatgcctcatcgccagaactcaccaacaaacacCAAGACCtgacttggctggcggtgaggggagccctcccagtcagatccttcctgcaccgtcgggaacctcactaccagtgcACGCTGCCGTCGAGACGGCGGCTATggggaggagacggttgcccacttaATATTTTTTagtttcagattttagagatacagcgtggaaacaggcccttcggcccactgactctgtGCCGACCAGatatcacccgtacattagttctatcctacacactagaggcgatttacagaagctaattgccTATaatactgtacgtctttggagtgtgggtggaaaccggagcacctggagaaaacccactcggtcacagagagaacgtacaaactccgtatagacagcacccgtagtcaggatcaaaactgggtctgcgccactgtgacacccCAAATATCATAATCTGTGTTACTAATTGTACTTAGTTATCACACTTTAGTGAATGAATACATAGAAACCATAAAACTCTCCAAAATCATTTTACAGTCCAATGCAGTTAGGAACTAGTTCTTACTCCATTTCCATGCAtcaaatataatagtaagattaaacgagaacttaccattttgaagtttgatctgtattttatgaggagttacgatgagggattacgtgaagaaccctctcagcacgcatgcgcggcatacttcaaagtagcagtgtggaatcacagatagacacagttattgaagtagacatagtaaagacaaggagacatcagtttatcagtttgacccatattattgagggtgggagcggagggcacgtaatccctcatcgtaactcctcataaaatacagatcaaacttcaaactggtaagttctcgtttaatcttaccattttacttcggagtcacgtgagtgattccgtgaagacttcaaagctctgtgatttcaaaccgtgtaacagttattacttcacgcattgccgaagtccttgagggaggaagtgtgttatcgtaatcaaccaatgaatctgtttgtagaaaaacacaatggtattttttaacaataacaacaaagaaattaaattgctcccctggacttaaattaattatttgcagtctgtaaaatctttcctgcaaataaaacaggttttgccaacggcttattataaaaaattTTGAACGgccttccccccaccatcctgctgtagccaggatgtggtctataggcacgtccattcttttagccatcgacgtggatgctgccctggtggaatgaaatttgtacatgttagttttttatTCCagtagcttttagcacctgcttgagccatctcgaaatggtttggctaatcacccgaccataaggttttttatgactgacccacaaggcttttcatctccctcgaatatgttgattgtgtctatgtaggatagtagggtcatggcacataaccgtggtcatgactcacctggacagacagggcacgtatgtgaggatgctcttcactgattatagctctgcattcaatacggtcatccccaccaagctcaccaccaaactccaccagctaggcctcagctcaccgatatgcgcttggatcctgaactttctcacggagcgaccgcaggcagtgagactgggcccgcacctgtcctccaccatcaccctgagcaccggcacaccacagggttgtgtactaagccccatgctctactccctcttcactcacgactgtgtccctgcattcgacaccaacaccatcgtgaagtttgcagacgacacaacagtgattgggctgatcaccaacggtgatgaaacaaactacagagcggaggtgcagaacctggcggactggtgtgccaataacaacttggcactaaacacctccaagaccaaggagctgattattgacttcaggaggtcccattctggagaatacgccccaatctccatttatggggaaagtgtggagagagtgtccagctttaagtttctgggcactcacatttcagaagacctcacatggtccacaaacaccgcagcgctggtcaagaaggcacagcaacgactgttcttcctgaggacattaaaaaagactggtctgccccaacagctgctgacaacgttctaccgctgcaccacagagattcGTCCTTTACCAACAGATCAGTAAGATCATTGCCATAGATAAGTACATAGTTAAGCAAATGACGCTACATTATGTGGTGGTGcatcagtagagatgctgcctcacagcaccagagaccccagttcgatccggactacaggtgctgtttgaacGGAACTTGTACGttcccctgtgactgtgtgggttttctccgggtgctccagtttcctcccacactccaggtttgcaggttaataggcttctgtgaattgtaaattgtccttcgtatgtaggataatgccagtgtatggggtgatcgctggtcggcacggacttggtgggtggAATGGCCTGGATCtacgttgaagatagacacaaaatgctgtagtaactcagtgggtcaggtatcatc
This sequence is a window from Amblyraja radiata isolate CabotCenter1 chromosome 10, sAmbRad1.1.pri, whole genome shotgun sequence. Protein-coding genes within it:
- the LOC116978128 gene encoding tumor necrosis factor ligand superfamily member 6-like translates to MEDRYRRAQIYTVDGNPNLSRYPNALTPPELPPRQKQPKKDWQKVCTVAILILSLIILACLALGTTYLIQLKMQFEKIKQVQKEESSPAKMVGGPKVTEFPTFAAHLTGMHSIKNSKTLLWEATRGNAFTSGIRYKEGALIIDDPGYFAIYSKIYFRGLGCKSHTLLQQTVFKRTELFPADFTLMIARSNLYCPEKQESWSRNSFQTGIFKLQKGDHIYVNVSNPMLVHFDQFYTFFGLHKL